In Enterobacter sp. 638, a single window of DNA contains:
- the pepA gene encoding leucyl aminopeptidase, with amino-acid sequence MEFSVKSGSPEKQRSACIVVGVFEPRRLSPIAEQLDKISDGYISALLRRGELEGKPGQTLLLHHVPNVLSERILLIGCGKERELDERQYKQVIQKTINTLNDTGSMEAVCFLTELHVKGRNTYWKVRQAVETAKESLYSFDQLKTTKSEPRRPLRKMVFNVPTRRELTSGERAIQHGLAIAAGIKAAKDLGNMPPNICNAGYLASQARQLADSYSKNIVTRVIGEQQMKELGMHSYLAVGNGSQNESLMSVIEYKGNPSEDARPIVLVGKGLTFDSGGISIKPAEGMDEMKYDMCGAAAVYGVMRMVAELQLPINVIGVLAGCENMPGGRAYRPGDVLTTMSGQTVEVLNTDAEGRLVLCDVLTYVERFEPEAVIDVATLTGACVIALGHHITGLMSNHNPLAHELIGASEQAGDRAWRLPLGDEYQEQLESNFADMANIGGRPGGAITAGCFLARFTRKYNWAHLDIAGTAWRSGKAKGATGRPVALLSQFLLNRAGFNGEE; translated from the coding sequence ATGGAGTTCAGTGTAAAAAGCGGTAGCCCGGAGAAACAGCGGAGTGCCTGTATCGTTGTGGGCGTCTTTGAACCACGCCGTCTCTCCCCGATCGCCGAACAACTCGATAAAATCAGTGACGGCTATATCAGCGCCCTGCTTCGCCGTGGCGAACTGGAAGGCAAACCTGGGCAGACGCTGTTGCTGCATCATGTTCCAAATGTGCTGTCCGAACGCATTCTGCTGATCGGCTGTGGCAAAGAGCGTGAGTTGGATGAACGTCAGTATAAACAAGTTATTCAGAAAACCATCAATACGCTGAATGATACTGGCTCGATGGAAGCCGTCTGCTTCCTGACCGAACTGCACGTTAAAGGCCGTAACACCTACTGGAAAGTGCGCCAGGCGGTTGAGACAGCGAAAGAAAGTCTCTACAGCTTTGACCAGCTGAAAACCACCAAAAGCGAACCGCGTCGCCCGCTGCGGAAGATGGTCTTTAATGTGCCGACTCGTCGCGAACTGACCAGCGGAGAACGCGCGATTCAGCATGGTCTGGCGATTGCTGCCGGTATCAAAGCAGCAAAAGATCTCGGCAATATGCCGCCGAATATCTGTAACGCGGGCTACCTGGCTTCTCAGGCACGTCAATTGGCGGATTCGTACAGCAAAAATATCGTGACCCGCGTCATCGGCGAACAGCAGATGAAAGAGCTGGGGATGCACTCGTACCTTGCGGTCGGCAACGGTTCCCAAAACGAATCGCTGATGTCAGTAATTGAGTACAAAGGCAACCCGTCAGAAGATGCGCGCCCAATCGTGCTCGTCGGTAAAGGGCTGACTTTTGACTCCGGCGGTATCTCCATCAAGCCTGCCGAAGGCATGGACGAGATGAAGTACGACATGTGCGGCGCTGCGGCGGTGTACGGTGTGATGCGTATGGTGGCCGAGCTACAGCTACCGATTAACGTTATCGGCGTGCTGGCAGGCTGCGAAAACATGCCTGGCGGCCGCGCCTATCGCCCTGGTGATGTGCTGACCACCATGTCCGGCCAGACTGTCGAAGTGCTGAACACCGACGCCGAAGGCCGTCTGGTGCTGTGCGATGTGCTGACCTACGTTGAACGCTTCGAACCTGAAGCGGTTATCGATGTCGCTACACTGACCGGCGCCTGCGTGATTGCTCTGGGCCATCACATCACTGGCCTGATGTCGAACCACAACCCGCTGGCGCATGAGCTGATCGGAGCCTCCGAACAGGCTGGCGATCGCGCGTGGCGTCTGCCGTTGGGCGATGAGTATCAGGAACAGCTGGAATCCAACTTTGCGGATATGGCGAACATTGGCGGTCGTCCGGGTGGTGCTATCACTGCGGGCTGCTTCCTGGCGCGCTTCACGCGTAAGTACAACTGGGCGCACCTTGATATCGCGGGCACCGCATGGCGCTCCGGTAAAGCCAAAGGCGCGACCGGTCGTCCTGTCGCCCTGCTGTCACAGTTCCTGCTCAACCGCGCCGGGTTTAACGGCGAAGAGTAA
- the holC gene encoding DNA polymerase III subunit chi encodes MKNATFYLLDNDTHQDGLSAVEQLVCEIAAERWRNGKRVLIACEDEQQAIRLDEALWARPPESFVPHNLSGEGPRGGAPVEIAWPQKRNSSARDILISLRTGFADFATAFTEVVDFVPHEDSLKQLARERYKAYRLAGFNLNTATWK; translated from the coding sequence ATGAAGAATGCAACGTTCTACCTTCTGGACAATGATACCCATCAGGATGGTCTTAGCGCCGTTGAACAACTGGTGTGTGAAATTGCCGCAGAACGTTGGCGAAATGGAAAACGTGTGCTGATTGCCTGCGAAGATGAACAGCAGGCTATTCGCCTCGACGAAGCGCTGTGGGCAAGACCGCCCGAGAGTTTTGTCCCGCACAATTTATCGGGTGAAGGACCACGCGGCGGCGCGCCGGTGGAAATCGCCTGGCCGCAAAAACGCAACAGCAGCGCACGCGATATCTTGATTAGCTTGCGTACGGGCTTTGCAGATTTTGCCACCGCTTTCACAGAAGTGGTAGACTTTGTCCCTCACGAAGATTCTCTGAAACAACTGGCGCGCGAACGCTACAAAGCGTACCGCCTGGCTGGTTTTAACCTGAATACGGCAACCTGGAAATAA
- a CDS encoding valine--tRNA ligase, with product MEKTYNPRDIEQPLYEHWEEQGYFKPNGDESKESFCIMIPPPNVTGSLHMGHAFQQTIMDTMIRYQRMQGKNTLWQAGTDHAGIATQMVVERKIAAEEGKTRHDYGRDAFIDKIWQWKAESGGTITRQMRRLGNSVDWERERFTMDEGLSNAVKEVFVRLYKEDLIYRGKRLVNWDPKLRTAISDLEVENRESKGSMWHIRYPLADGAKTADGKDYLVVATTRPETLLGDTGVAVNPEDPRYKDLIGKFVMLPLVNRRIPILGDEHADMEKGTGCVKITPAHDFNDYEVGRRHALPMINIFTFDGDIRESAEVYDTKGEESDVYPSDIPAEFQKLERFAARKAVVAAIDALGLLEDVKPHDLTVPYGDRGGVVIEPMLTDQWYVRADVLAKPAVEAVENGDIQFVPKQYENMYFSWMRDIQDWCISRQLWWGHRIPAWYDNDGNVFVGRTEEEVRQENNLSADVALRQDDDVLDTWFSSALWTFSTLGWPENTDALRQFHPTSVMVSGFDIIFFWIARMIMMTMHFIKDENGKPQVPFKTVYMTGLIRDDEGQKMSKSKGNVIDPLDMVDGISLQDLLEKRTGNMMQPQLAEKIAKRTEKQFPDGIEPHGTDALRFTLAALASTGRDINWDMKRLEGYRNFCNKLWNASRFVLMNTEDQDCGFNGGEMTLSLADRWILAEFNQTIKAYREALDTYRFDIAAGILYEFTWNQFCDWYLELTKPVMNGGNEAELRGTRNTLITVLEGLLRLAHPIIPFITETIWQRVKVIKGITADTIMLQPFPEFDAAQVDEAAASDTEWLKQAIVAVRNIRAEMYISPGKPLELLLRGCSDAAVRRVNENSSFLQNMARLESITVLPANEKGPVSVTKIIDGAELLIPMAGLIDKDTELARLAKEVTKVEIEIGKIESKLSNEGFVARAPEAVIAKERERLVAFADAKAKLIEQQAVIAAL from the coding sequence ATGGAAAAGACATACAACCCACGAGATATCGAACAGCCGCTTTACGAGCACTGGGAAGAGCAGGGCTATTTCAAGCCTAACGGCGATGAAAGCAAAGAGTCCTTCTGCATCATGATCCCGCCGCCGAACGTCACCGGCAGTTTGCATATGGGTCATGCTTTCCAGCAAACCATCATGGACACCATGATCCGCTACCAGCGCATGCAGGGGAAAAATACCCTGTGGCAGGCAGGTACTGACCACGCGGGTATTGCGACCCAGATGGTGGTGGAGCGTAAAATTGCCGCTGAAGAAGGTAAAACCCGCCACGATTACGGTCGCGACGCCTTTATCGACAAAATTTGGCAGTGGAAAGCAGAATCTGGCGGCACCATTACCCGTCAGATGCGCCGTCTCGGCAACTCCGTGGACTGGGAGCGCGAGCGCTTCACCATGGACGAAGGCCTTTCCAATGCCGTGAAAGAAGTGTTCGTCCGTCTGTACAAAGAAGATCTGATTTACCGTGGCAAGCGCCTGGTAAACTGGGATCCAAAACTGCGCACGGCAATTTCCGATTTGGAAGTGGAAAACCGCGAGTCGAAAGGCTCGATGTGGCACATCCGTTATCCGCTGGCCGATGGTGCGAAAACCGCAGACGGTAAAGATTACCTGGTCGTGGCGACGACCCGTCCGGAAACCCTGCTGGGCGATACCGGCGTGGCTGTTAACCCGGAAGATCCGCGCTACAAAGATCTGATTGGCAAGTTCGTCATGCTGCCGCTGGTGAATCGTCGCATCCCGATTCTGGGCGACGAACACGCTGATATGGAAAAAGGCACCGGCTGTGTGAAAATCACCCCGGCGCACGACTTCAACGACTATGAAGTTGGCCGTCGTCACGCCCTGCCGATGATCAACATCTTTACCTTTGACGGTGACATCCGCGAAAGCGCAGAAGTGTACGACACCAAAGGCGAAGAATCTGACGTTTACCCAAGCGATATTCCAGCAGAATTCCAGAAGCTGGAACGTTTTGCCGCGCGTAAAGCGGTGGTTGCCGCCATTGACGCGCTTGGCCTGCTGGAAGACGTTAAGCCACACGATCTGACCGTTCCTTACGGCGACCGTGGCGGCGTGGTTATCGAACCGATGCTGACCGACCAGTGGTACGTACGCGCTGACGTGCTGGCAAAACCTGCGGTTGAAGCGGTTGAAAACGGCGATATTCAGTTCGTGCCGAAGCAGTACGAAAACATGTACTTCTCCTGGATGCGTGATATTCAGGACTGGTGTATTTCTCGTCAGCTGTGGTGGGGTCACCGTATCCCGGCGTGGTACGACAACGACGGCAACGTGTTTGTCGGCCGCACCGAAGAAGAAGTGCGTCAGGAAAATAACCTCAGTGCAGACGTTGCGCTGCGTCAGGATGACGACGTTCTCGATACCTGGTTCTCTTCCGCATTGTGGACCTTCTCTACGCTCGGCTGGCCAGAGAACACCGACGCGCTGCGTCAGTTCCACCCAACCAGCGTGATGGTGTCCGGCTTCGACATCATCTTCTTCTGGATCGCCCGCATGATCATGATGACCATGCACTTCATCAAAGATGAAAACGGCAAACCTCAGGTTCCGTTTAAAACCGTCTACATGACCGGTTTGATTCGTGACGATGAAGGCCAGAAGATGTCTAAATCCAAGGGCAACGTTATCGACCCACTGGATATGGTTGACGGTATCTCTCTGCAAGATCTGCTCGAGAAACGTACCGGCAACATGATGCAGCCGCAGCTGGCGGAAAAAATCGCTAAGCGTACCGAGAAGCAATTCCCGGACGGCATCGAGCCGCACGGCACCGACGCCCTGCGTTTCACCCTGGCGGCGCTGGCTTCTACCGGTCGCGACATCAACTGGGACATGAAACGTCTGGAAGGTTACCGCAACTTCTGTAACAAACTGTGGAACGCCAGCCGCTTTGTGCTGATGAACACTGAAGATCAGGATTGCGGCTTCAACGGCGGTGAAATGACGCTGTCGCTGGCGGATCGCTGGATCCTCGCGGAATTCAACCAGACCATCAAAGCATACCGTGAAGCGCTGGACACTTACCGCTTTGATATTGCGGCAGGTATCCTGTACGAATTCACCTGGAACCAGTTCTGCGACTGGTATCTGGAGCTGACCAAGCCGGTGATGAACGGCGGCAATGAAGCGGAACTACGCGGAACGCGCAACACGCTGATCACCGTTCTGGAAGGTTTGCTGCGCCTGGCGCATCCGATCATTCCATTCATTACCGAAACCATCTGGCAGCGCGTGAAGGTTATCAAAGGCATTACTGCCGATACCATCATGCTCCAGCCGTTCCCGGAGTTTGATGCCGCACAGGTGGATGAAGCCGCGGCTTCTGATACTGAATGGCTGAAACAAGCGATCGTTGCCGTGCGTAATATTCGTGCGGAAATGTACATCTCCCCGGGCAAACCGCTGGAACTCCTGCTGCGCGGTTGCAGTGATGCGGCGGTTCGTCGTGTTAATGAGAACAGCAGCTTCTTGCAGAACATGGCGCGTCTGGAAAGCATTACCGTGCTGCCAGCCAATGAAAAAGGTCCGGTTTCCGTGACCAAAATCATCGATGGCGCCGAGCTGCTGATCCCAATGGCTGGTCTTATCGACAAGGACACTGAGCTGGCGCGTCTGGCGAAAGAAGTGACCAAAGTCGAGATCGAAATTGGCAAAATCGAAAGCAAGCTGTCTAACGAAGGTTTCGTGGCACGTGCACCAGAAGCGGTTATCGCGAAAGAGCGCGAACGTCTGGTCGCTTTCGCTGATGCAAAAGCGAAACTGATCGAACAGCAAGCGGTTATCGCTGCGCTGTAA